Genomic window (Paenibacillus sp. 37):
CGGAAGAAGTTATGCAGTCTGTAACCAATCTGTCCTCGAATGCCAAAGAGTTGCTATCCTTTATGTTCAATCAGGTTGGCAAAGATTATAAATTATTGGAGGATACAGCTGAACAGTATTATGTCGACTCCCTTGATCATGCCAATGCAGTTAAAGATCTCAATGCAACCTCACAACAAGTGACTGCAAATATCAAAATACTAGTGGGCTCCATTCACGAGATTGCATCAGCCAGTGAACAATCAGCCGCATCCAGTCAAGAAATCGCAGGACATATGGTCGCCTCTACTGCGCAATCTGTGGAAGTAGTTAAACAATCTGATCAAGTCAAGGATAGTGCATTAAATCTGAATAAGCTGGTTCAAGATTTCAAGATTTAAAAGGAAAAGAGTCGTAGATAATCTACTAGGGCATGTAAGTGTCCTGGTGGATTATCGCTGTCTCTCATCCAATACTTACTTTTATAAACCAAGAAACAATAATGTGCGTACTTTTAATTTATGCGTATAGAACCTAAACTAATACTTGAGATGAAACAACTTAAACATTATTGTTCAACATAAAAAAATATATAAAAAGGACGTGGAGCTCCATGGAAGTTACAGCAAAGTCAAAGACAAAGGAAGACATCTTAAAGGCTTATCATTTCCGGCATGCAACAAAGATATTTGATGATACCCGCAAAATCTCGGATGAGGATTTCCAATTTATATTGGAAACAGGCAGATTATCCCCAAGTTCCATTGGTCTTGAACCGTGGAAGTTTCTGATTGTACAAAATCCGAACCTGCGTAAGCGTCTGTCCGAAGTCTCTTCCGGTGCTCAAAAGCAATTGGCTACAGCGAGCCACTTTGTTGTTATTTTGGCTCGGTCCGATGCCAGTTATAATTCTCCCTATGCGGAATACATGTTGAAGGAAACAAAGGGAATGCCGGACGACGTATTTGAGCTAACAAGTCAGGCTTATGGAAAGTTCCAAAATAACCAGAGAATTCTGGAGAATCCACGATCATTATTTGACTGGGCATCCAAACAGACTTATATTGCACTTGGTAACATGATGACGGCGGCAGCTCAAATTGAGATTGATTCCTGCCCAATTGAAGGTTTCAGCCGTGAGGATGTCCATCGGATTATGGAAGAAGAGGGTTTGCTGGAGGATGGTGCATGGGACGTCTCGGTGATGGCAGCCTTCGGTTATCGGGTAGAGGAGCCCCAACGTGAGAAGTCCAGACAATCCGTTGAGAAAATTACCCAATGGATTAACTGAATACAGCATGAACTCAATATGAATCAAAAATGATGATCTAAGATCTAAAATCTAACTTACATTATAGGACAGGATCATAACAGAATCGAAACAGCCCGATATTTTCCACATGTTAAAAGGATGGAAAGGGCTGTTTTTTTTATAAAAAAAAAAACTTGAAAATACATAGATGTCTATGTATAATGAGGTCATGCCAAAATATAACGCCATTGCACTGATTGCAAGAATCAGAGATCATGTCAACAAACGGATTGTACACGAATTGGAACAGCATGAAGTGACAGGCATTGTACCTTCTCATGGGGATGTGTTGATGTTCTTGTACCGTGAAGAGACGCTGTCGATCAAGATGTTGGCTGAACGTGTTCAACGCACGCAACCAACGGTAACGGTACTGGTCAACAAGCTGGAGAAGCTTGGCTATGTTGAACGCAGCAAGAGTGCCGAAGATAGCCGAGTGACGATGATTCGCCTAACCGAACAGGGGAAGCGACTCGAACCGATCTTTCATCAGGTATCAGAGCAGATTAATGACATCATCTATAGTGGCTTGTCCGATGAACAGTCGGAGCAATTGGAGAGCTTGCTGTCCATTATTGTCCGAAAGTTATAATGAATGAACTCTTCTGTCTGCAACCCTTCCACATTCGAATGGGGTGGAGACAGGGGAGCCCAAATATTTTTTTGACCATATACATAGATATCTATGTATATGAAACGTATCAAGCGTATCAATGTAACCCCATTTCCACAACCTAACTCAAACCAAACCTGGAGGGATTCACACTATGAAACATCTTATCGTATATGCTCACCCACGCACAGACAGCCTTAATAATGCAATCCTCATTACTACTGTAGAAGCTCTCGAAGCTCAAGGTCATGAAGTGGTTGTTCGTGACTTATATAAGCTTGGATTCCAACCCGTACTGACTGAAGATGATACAGCTTCCATGCGCGCAGGGCAGACACCACAGGATATCGCTACAGAGCAGCAGTTTGTTACGGATGCAGAAGCTATTACATTCATCTATCCGATCTGGTGGACAGGTCTTCCTGCCATTATGAAAGGATATGTGGACCGTGTATTCGCCTATGGTTTTGCATATGCAGCGGGTGAAGCGGGAATTGAGAAATTGCTGACAGGCAAAAAAGGACTCATCATCAACACACATGGTACACCAAGTGAAATTTATGATCAGATTGGCATGACTGCTGGATTGAAAATAACTTCAGACGTAGGTATCTTCGATTTTGTAGGCATTGAAGCCGTAGATCATCTGCTCTTTGGAAGTATTGGATATCTGGATGCACCCGCATATCAAGCCATGTTGGATCAGGTTAAACAAACGGTTACAACCAAGTTCTAATATGGATGTTGATTCTAAATTTGGATTCCATATGATTCCAGACCGACTCAATCATGAGTCGGTTTGTTTGTTCATGTGTTTGCAAAATGGATGAAAGGGGGTATAATCGTACCCATGGAACCTATACTTATATTCAAAGCGTTATCGAACGAGACACGTAGACAAATCCTGTTGTGGCTCAAAAACCCGGAGCAACACTTTCCACCGCTGGAACTATCTCAGCATCCGGATGGTGGCAAGAACGGAATCTGTGTTGGCACGATTCAACTGAAGGCTGGACTGGCTCAGTCGGTTATATCCAGTTATCTGCTGACTATGCTCAAGGCAGGATTGTTGCTCTCCGAGCGAAGAGGACAATGGACGTATTATCGGCGCAACGAGGAGACGATCCGTCAGTTTGCCGAGTACGTGCAGAACGAGTTATAAGCCGGATGCCGGAACGGAAGCTAGGATGCACTTGCAGGCAGGGATTCCGTCCGGATGTAAACGGCTAGTTTATCATCACATCACCATATCCAGTTGCGATTTAATTAATCTATATATCTGGATATACAAAAATATAATCATCGAGGAGATTAAACGATAATGACTACAGAAAATACGGCTTCATCCCATAAAGAACACATCAATGACGTTAAGCTTTCCATCCTGGATCTGGCTCCTGTCGTAGTGGGTGCAACACCTGCTGATGCTTTGCGCAACAGCCTGGATCTGGCACAGCATGCTGAGCGTTGGGGATATCACCGTTACTGGGTAGCTGAACATCACAACATGCCGGGTATTGCTTCATCCGCAACTTCGGTTGTTATTGGATATCTGGCTGGTGGAACCAAAACGATTCGTCTGGGTTCAGGAGGCATCATGTTGCCTAACCATGCACCGCTTGTCATCGCTGAGCAGTTCGGCACACTGGAATCCTTGTATCCTGGCAGAATTGATCTGGGACTGGGTCGCGCACCAGGTAGTGACCGCCGTACATCGCTTGCACTGCGCAAAGATCTGAACAGTGGGGAAGATTTCCCTGAGCTGTTGGCAGAACTAAGAGCATACTTTGATGCTTCGGCGACATCTTATCATGCGCCTGTTCGCGCAGTTCCTGGAGAAGGATTGAATATTCCAATTTACCTCTTGGGGTCCAGTGATTTCAGTGCACGTCTGGCAGGTCAGCTGGGATTGCCGTTTGCTTTTGCCAGCCACTTCTCGCCCGATTATACCCGGATTGCATTAGAGACGTATCGAAACAACTTCCAACCATCAGAAAGCTTGAAGGAGCCACATGTGATTGTTGGTGTCAATGCTGTTGTTGCGGATACAGACGAAGAAGCAGCATGGCTGGGTACAACGATGCAACAGCAGTTCCTGAACATTATTCGTGGCACAACGGGATTGGTACAGCCTCCGGCAGAGATGGAAGACAAATGGACGGATCGTGAGAAAGCTGGTGTTGAGCAGACACTGAAAGCAGCTGTGAATGGTTCGCCAGAAACGGTACGTGGACAGCTGGAATCCTTCATCCGGCAGACGCAGGCAGATGAGCTGATTATTACGTCGATGATCTATGATCATAAGGCACGTCTGCATTCCTATGAGTTAATCGCACAATTGGCGGGAAGAGCCTAATCTCCATTTTCAGCGTTAAAGCTGGCTTAATGGAAGGCTAGAGCTATAAATTTACGGTTCGTCTCCCAGTGAGGCGAGCCGTTTTTGAATAGGGAGAAT
Coding sequences:
- a CDS encoding NAD(P)H-dependent oxidoreductase — translated: MEVTAKSKTKEDILKAYHFRHATKIFDDTRKISDEDFQFILETGRLSPSSIGLEPWKFLIVQNPNLRKRLSEVSSGAQKQLATASHFVVILARSDASYNSPYAEYMLKETKGMPDDVFELTSQAYGKFQNNQRILENPRSLFDWASKQTYIALGNMMTAAAQIEIDSCPIEGFSREDVHRIMEEEGLLEDGAWDVSVMAAFGYRVEEPQREKSRQSVEKITQWIN
- a CDS encoding MarR family winged helix-turn-helix transcriptional regulator, whose product is MYNEVMPKYNAIALIARIRDHVNKRIVHELEQHEVTGIVPSHGDVLMFLYREETLSIKMLAERVQRTQPTVTVLVNKLEKLGYVERSKSAEDSRVTMIRLTEQGKRLEPIFHQVSEQINDIIYSGLSDEQSEQLESLLSIIVRKL
- a CDS encoding NAD(P)H-dependent oxidoreductase translates to MKHLIVYAHPRTDSLNNAILITTVEALEAQGHEVVVRDLYKLGFQPVLTEDDTASMRAGQTPQDIATEQQFVTDAEAITFIYPIWWTGLPAIMKGYVDRVFAYGFAYAAGEAGIEKLLTGKKGLIINTHGTPSEIYDQIGMTAGLKITSDVGIFDFVGIEAVDHLLFGSIGYLDAPAYQAMLDQVKQTVTTKF
- a CDS encoding ArsR/SmtB family transcription factor codes for the protein MEPILIFKALSNETRRQILLWLKNPEQHFPPLELSQHPDGGKNGICVGTIQLKAGLAQSVISSYLLTMLKAGLLLSERRGQWTYYRRNEETIRQFAEYVQNEL
- a CDS encoding LLM class flavin-dependent oxidoreductase, producing MTTENTASSHKEHINDVKLSILDLAPVVVGATPADALRNSLDLAQHAERWGYHRYWVAEHHNMPGIASSATSVVIGYLAGGTKTIRLGSGGIMLPNHAPLVIAEQFGTLESLYPGRIDLGLGRAPGSDRRTSLALRKDLNSGEDFPELLAELRAYFDASATSYHAPVRAVPGEGLNIPIYLLGSSDFSARLAGQLGLPFAFASHFSPDYTRIALETYRNNFQPSESLKEPHVIVGVNAVVADTDEEAAWLGTTMQQQFLNIIRGTTGLVQPPAEMEDKWTDREKAGVEQTLKAAVNGSPETVRGQLESFIRQTQADELIITSMIYDHKARLHSYELIAQLAGRA